The region TCCAGCTGGAAGCCTGCTTCCTTCAGGAGGTGACCGCACGCCCGGGCCTCCTTGACCCCGTCCTCGCTCAGTCTCTGGTCCACCCAGCTGCAGAAGCGGTTCTCTTTGGTCCAGGCGCCTTCTCCGTGCCTCATCACCAGGACTTTGTACTTGGACATCCTGAAGGACTGGCCGGCAGCAGGAGCCTGGGATTTTGCACAAACAATACGTTGAATTACGGGACCTGATACCGCATAGTGTGTCGAATTACGGGATAGATTATGTATTGTAGGGCCATTTTCGTGTATTGTATTCCATCAGGCGATCACCTAACCCACTTAATATTAATGTAGCAAAGGTCATTCATTCTGCAGTTTAACTCGGCGGTAACCACGCGTAATGCCAGAAACAAAAGTCATCATGAGAATGTAATTCATTTTGTGGctgagagagggtgaggaggtGTGTCTGTGGCGTCAGTAAATGGCAAGCATTTCGACACGACACCACGCGACACCGGGTGCTGAAGCGAGCTAAAGCCCAAAATAAAACGAGTGTGTACAGGGTATTCAGAAACAGTACAACAAAAGAAGGTTATTACACGTTCCCTATTTCCAAGTTAAAGAGGTATTAGCTATATATTCATATAaagatttttgtttaaaaaaaatggctAGCTGGTATCTGGGATGCCTTGCACTTGTCATGGTACTCCATCCAAAATTCAGACGGAATGCGGATTTACGCGCCAGACTGCAAGCTAAAAACGCGCTACCGACACAAATGTAAGGGGAAAACACGTAACCGGAAAACATGTTTTAGGAACCCATCAAAAAACAGTAATATATTCTACCTTACCTCGCGTGTGTTATAAGTCCGGCCCAATAATCGTGCAGTCGTGAGTGTTGACAGAAAGGCTGACCACCATCGACAGCATTTGCAGGCGACCACGATTGATAGATTGTCCTCCAATTGAAATGGCAAAGCAAACATTAGGGCGGGATTTGTGTCATGTGTGTTGCCCATATTTGGACGGATGAAAGGAAAGGCTTGTGTTGTCTTAAAACTGTCAAGAGGCGTGTCATAGATTCTGCTGGCTCCGTTTTATAACCAAGTACACATTCTGTACCGGTTCTTGTTTTCAGGAAAAACTATTGTGTGATCGCGGTGTGATTGGTCCAAagtgtaaacaaacacacaatatgTGGAATGGAAGGTGCAGAGGACTGTTGACCATATAAGTTGCAATGATAATATCATGTATTTATTGTCACTAATACAAATACACAACTCCAACATTGTGCATCTTCCTACCACATAGGTCCAATAACAGCATTAAATGACATTCTACAaagaaataatacattaaatcccatagaaataatgaatgaTTCTCCCCTGAGTGACTAGAATCTTCGGGGCCAACATGATTTGCATCCACagacaaaacatatttacacatgAAGAAACACTTAGgatgactgtaaaattacacaAACTTAGATTGGTTCCTGGTTAGTTATAATGTAAGACAGACAAAGAAGTGATAATATTTTATTGCTCCATCCATCTTAATTACTAGGAAGCAAACATCTTCTTTCTGCCCTCCATGCCCGACATGGCATCCACATTCTTACGCCAGTCAGTCACCTCCTCCTTCTGTAGAGATGGCAGAATATCAGTATAATTACCAGGTCAGAGGTGGGGGCCATCTAGTCGCACTTGCAGGTACACATTACAATCAACACATCAGGAAAGGAGGTATCGCATAGCGTGTCGTGGTGCCGCTCGTTTCCtcaccttctcctcctctttcttgaCGGTCTTGAGGTTCGCCTTGAAGTCGACAGACTCTTTGACCTTGGCCCCTAGCAGAGCCCCCATCATGGCTTCAGCTGACACCCTCACCCTCTTTAGCTGAGGTCGCTTCTTACCCTTCAGCTCAATGATTTTCATGGACAGATTTTCAATCTAACATTGGTGCAGAAAAAAGGGTTTCCTCTAAAATATCTCACATTCCAACCAAAATTgttctaaaataaaacataatttttttttaagttgatgGTTGAACAGTCTTTTGTTTTCAATTTTCCTTGTAACTGTTAAGTCACATAATATTCCATTCTATGCGTAGATAGTTTGTATTAAAGATCATGTTGGGAAGTTAATGGTTtgcaatatttaaaaataagaaCTAAGAATCTGAAGGCCAGGTACCTCTGTGTTGCTTTTAGAAACTTTCATTGCAATGTCGTATCGCTCTTCATCTACAACATCCATTTTCTGGTGCAATTCTTTACAAGATTCTGTGAAAAGAAAAGAGACTTATATCTAAATAAACTGTAAGCATACCGATGATATACAGTTATATAAACCTGAGATGACTGATGTGGGGGGCTGTATTGAAGCCACTGCACAGCCATTTGGTTCCTCCTACTTcgttgtaaaataaattaagatGTGTACACTAAATGCCTATATTATAGTCTATATTAATTGGTGCCAAATGTATATTATCCACTTCTTAATACATGTGTTTACATTATATTATGTGAGCTAAGCATACAAACAGATAAAGCTTCctttaacaaaaacataaagtatacattttcaaaataacctGTCCCCACtagaacaataacaacaacaaaactgtCATTGTGTCATTCTaatcatttaaattacattcattCCTATGGAGGACTGACCCCACTGTTGTGAGAGCCAGCCTGCAGCATTAGTCTTTCAGTGGCCAAAACATAGCATCAACTTGGATTAGGAGTTGAGCAAACATAGCATCAACTATACTGTAGGAGTTGAGCTACTTTTCTGTAGGAGTTGAGCTACTATTCTGTAGGAGTTGAGCTACTATTCTGTAGGAGTTGAGCTACCATACTGTAGGAGTTGAGCtactatacagtggatatataaagtctacacacccctgttaaaatgtcaggttcttgtgttgtaaaagaatgagacaaagataaatcatgtcagaaccttttccacctttaatgtgacctataacgtgaacaattcaattgaaaaacaaactgaaatctttgaagggtaaaaataaaaactcttcaattacttggttgcataagtgtgcacacccttaaactaatactttgttgaagcaactttttgattttattacagcactcagtctttttgggtaggagtctattagcctggcacatcttgacgcggcaatatttgccaactcttctttgcaaaagcgccccaaatctgtcagattacgaggacatctcctgtgcacagccctcttcagatcaccccacagatgttcaattggattcaggtctgggctctggttgGGCCATtacaaaacgttaatcttcttctggtgaagccatgcttttgtggatttggatgtgtgatttgggtcattgttgtgacccaaagcacattgTCGtgatcctcttcatcttcagctttctaatggacgactgaaggttttgtgccaaaattgcctggtatttggaactgttcataattccctccccCCTGACTAAGGcactggttccagctgaaggaaaacagccccaaagcatgatgctgccaccaccatgcttcactgtgggtatggtgttctttgggtgatgtgcagtgttgtttttgcaccaaacataccttttggaattatggccaaaaagttcaaccttggtttcatcagaccataacacattttcccacgtgcttttgggggacttatttttgcaaacttcagcctggctaagatgtttttctttgtaagaaaaggcttccatcttgccaccctaccccataacccattcatatgaagaatacgggagattattTCTAcatgcacacagccagtacttgccagaaattcctgcagttaatttaatgttgctgtaggcctcttggaagcctccctgaccagttttcttctcgtctttacATAAATTCTGgaaggacgtccagttcttggtaatgtcgctgttgtgccatattttctccacttgatgaagactgtcttcactgtgttccatggtgtaTCTaaggctttggaaattattttgtacccttctcctgactgatatctttcaacaatgagatccctctgatgctttggaagctctctgcagaccatggcttttgctctgagatgcaactaagaaaatgtgaggaaaatcctactagagcagctgaactttatttgtgattaatcagagtcactttaaatgatggcaggtatgtaatgac is a window of Esox lucius isolate fEsoLuc1 chromosome 19, fEsoLuc1.pri, whole genome shotgun sequence DNA encoding:
- the LOC105021836 gene encoding LOW QUALITY PROTEIN: troponin I, slow skeletal muscle-like (The sequence of the model RefSeq protein was modified relative to this genomic sequence to represent the inferred CDS: substituted 1 base at 1 genomic stop codon), giving the protein MSEAPSKSKISASRRLFLKTKLVKKAMAMLVAEKEQKAIDKEVTLNERLPPLMLSGLSVQDLQNLXSCKELHQKMDVVDEERYDIAMKVSKSNTEIENLSMKIIELKGKKRPQLKRVRVSAEAMMGALLGAKVKESVDFKANLKTVKKEEEKKEEVTDWRKNVDAMSGMEGRKKMFAS